DNA sequence from the Chloroflexota bacterium genome:
CTGCGATACGGGTTCGTAGCGGGCGAACTCCATCGAATACGTCGCTCGCCCTTGGCTCATGGAGCGCAGGTCGGTTGCATAGCCGAACATCTCGGCCAGGGGCACCTTCGCGCGAATGACCTGCCCGCCCCCACGCGGCTCAATGCCGTCAATGCGCCCGCGCCGCGCGTTCAGGTCTCCAACGATGTCGCCGAGAAACGCGTCCGGTGTCACGACCTCGACCTGCATGATCGGCTCCAGGATCTGCGGCTTCGCTCGCTCTACGGCGCGCTTGAGCCCGATGGAGCCGGCGATTTTGAAGGCCATTTCGGACGAGTCGACTTCGTGGTAGGAGCCATCCACCAGGGAAACACGCAGGTCCACAAGAGGATACCCGGCCACGACACCACCCTCGGCAGCTTCGCGGACGCCCGCCTCGACGGCCGGAATGTATTCTCGTGGAATCACGCCTCCCACGATCTTGTCGACGAACTCAATCCCCGACCCCGGCTCGAGCGGGTCCACCTCGAGCCAGACGTGTCCGTACTGGCCGCGCCCACCGCTCTGGCGAACGTACCGGCCCTCTTCCTTCGCGTGCTGCGTGATCGTCTCGCGATAGGCAACCTGCGGGCGCCCAACGCGCGCGTTCACTTTGAATTCGCGGAGCATGCGGTCGACGATGACCTCCAGGTGCAGCTCGCCCATGCCGGCGATGAGGGTCTGGCCGGACTCCTGGTCAGTCCGAACCCGGAAGGTGGGGTCCTCCTCGCTGAGCCGCGCCAGCGCGTTCGCCATGCGATCCTGGTCCGCCTTGGTCCGTGGCTCGATGGCGACGGATATCACGGGCTCCGGGAAGCGAATTGTCTCGAGGATGAGCGGTTTGTTGGGATCGCACAATGTATCGCCCGTGGACGTATCGCGTAGACCGACCACCGCGGCAATATCGCCCGCCTCGATCTGGTCGATGTCTTCCCGACGGTTCGCGTGCATCCGCAGGAGCCGCCCAATGCGCTCCCGACGATCCTTCGTCGCGTTGTAGACGTAGGAGCCGGCCTTCAGGACCCCGGAGTACACGCGCACGTAGGTTAGCTTCCCCACGAACGGATCGGCGACGATCTTGAACGCGAGCGCGGCGAGCGGCTCCTCGGGGAGGGCGCGCCGCGCTTCCACTTCGCCCGTCTGCGGATTGCGTCCCGCCACAGGCGGGACGTCCAGGGGCGATGGGAGGTAGTCCACGATCGCGTCGAGAAGCGGCTGCACGCCCTTGTTTCGCAGCGCGCTTCCGCAGAGCACCGGAACGAATTTCCCGTCGATCACCGCCTGCCGAAGCGCCGCGCGAAGCTCGTCCGCGCCGATCGCCTCGCCCTCGAGATAGCGGTGCAGCAGCGCATCGTTGGTCTCCACCACGCGCTCGACAAGTCGCTCGTGCCACGTCGCCGCGTCGTCGCCTTGGGTGACTGGCACCGCGATCTCTTCCGGCGGAGCGTCGGGATCATCACCCCACACCAGGGCCCGCGGAGAGACGAGATCAACGATTCCCACGAACGATGATTCGTGCCCGATGGGGATTTGAATCGGGAGCGGCTCGGCCCCGAGCCGCTCCTTGATCATGTCGATCGTGCCCCAGTAATTCGCGCCGATCCGGTCCATCTTGTTGATGAACACGATCCGGGGAACGCCGTACTTGTCGGCCTGACGCCAAACCGTTTCCGATTGCGGCTCGACGCCGGCGACCGCGTCGAGCACGACGACACCGCCGTCCAGTACGCGCAGCGAGCGCTCGACTTCGACTGTGAAGTCGACGTGCCCGGGCGTATCGATAATGTTGATGCGGTGGTCGCGCCAATTCGCGGTCGTCGCGGCGGCCGTAATCGTGATCCCGCGCTCGCGCTCCTGTTCCATCCAGTCCATGACGGCGGTGCCCTCATGGACCTCCCCGATCTTGTAGATCTTCCCGGTGAAATAGAGGATTCGCTCGGTCGTGGTGGTCTTGCCCGCGTCGATGTGGGCAATGATCCCAATATTCCGAGTGCGTTCCAGCTCCGAAGTCATGCCGTTCCTTTACCAGCGATAGTGCGCGAATGCCTTGTTGGCCTCCGCCATACGGTGTACGTCGTCGCGCCGCTTGACGGTTGCACCCTGCCCCCGCGCGGCATCCAGTAGCTCACCCGACAATTTGTCCGCCATTGACTTGCCCGGCCGGCCGCGCGCCGAGCCAATGAGCCAGCGCATCGCCAGCGACACGCGGCGGTCCCCGCGGATCTCAACCGGCACCTGGTACGTCGCGCCGCCGACTCGTCTCGGCTTCACTTCCAGGATCGGTGTCGCGTTGCGCATGGCCTGATCGAAGATGTCCAGGGGGTTCTGATGCCCCTGACGCTCGACGTTCTCGAGCGCCTGGTACACGATCCGCTCGGCGAGACTCTTTTTCCCCCCGATCATGACCTTGTTGATGAATTTCGCCAGGGTACGGCTGCCGTACTTCGAGTCCGGCGGAATTTCGCGTCGAACGACGCGAGCCCTTCTTGGCATGTGCAGTAGCCTCCTTCATCGTACACAGACAGGGCCAGCCCGCGAACGGGCCGGCCCGTTTCAGGACACCATGCCGCGTTTAACGCCCGGCGGCACCCC
Encoded proteins:
- the fusA gene encoding elongation factor G, whose translation is MTSELERTRNIGIIAHIDAGKTTTTERILYFTGKIYKIGEVHEGTAVMDWMEQERERGITITAAATTANWRDHRINIIDTPGHVDFTVEVERSLRVLDGGVVVLDAVAGVEPQSETVWRQADKYGVPRIVFINKMDRIGANYWGTIDMIKERLGAEPLPIQIPIGHESSFVGIVDLVSPRALVWGDDPDAPPEEIAVPVTQGDDAATWHERLVERVVETNDALLHRYLEGEAIGADELRAALRQAVIDGKFVPVLCGSALRNKGVQPLLDAIVDYLPSPLDVPPVAGRNPQTGEVEARRALPEEPLAALAFKIVADPFVGKLTYVRVYSGVLKAGSYVYNATKDRRERIGRLLRMHANRREDIDQIEAGDIAAVVGLRDTSTGDTLCDPNKPLILETIRFPEPVISVAIEPRTKADQDRMANALARLSEEDPTFRVRTDQESGQTLIAGMGELHLEVIVDRMLREFKVNARVGRPQVAYRETITQHAKEEGRYVRQSGGRGQYGHVWLEVDPLEPGSGIEFVDKIVGGVIPREYIPAVEAGVREAAEGGVVAGYPLVDLRVSLVDGSYHEVDSSEMAFKIAGSIGLKRAVERAKPQILEPIMQVEVVTPDAFLGDIVGDLNARRGRIDGIEPRGGGQVIRAKVPLAEMFGYATDLRSMSQGRATYSMEFARYEPVSQDVARTVLARARS
- the rpsG gene encoding 30S ribosomal protein S7, whose amino-acid sequence is MPRRARVVRREIPPDSKYGSRTLAKFINKVMIGGKKSLAERIVYQALENVERQGHQNPLDIFDQAMRNATPILEVKPRRVGGATYQVPVEIRGDRRVSLAMRWLIGSARGRPGKSMADKLSGELLDAARGQGATVKRRDDVHRMAEANKAFAHYRW